One part of the Paraglaciecola sp. L3A3 genome encodes these proteins:
- a CDS encoding putative metalloprotease CJM1_0395 family protein, whose protein sequence is MNIIAPIPTPVVFSTGTVNTESVKRDNTQRETIPALSGTENSAAETGIGSESDKVKKPGQNFQAVTYEKPSAANAQQVAGQGDQTKDNAEDESAGKENAEQRQQDQQAQQEHSEQQQIRELKQRDLEVRAHEQAHAAAGGQYAGAPQFEYEKGPDGRNYAVEGEVSIDVSKELSPEDTIRKAQQVKAAALSPAEPSAQDLRVANEATQMALQARTEIAEEKAEQAELAFKQATAKPEEVEKNNEPNQLSFDLEDIVDEIDITAGTRKLDVDGSTIAAEESAAVSQAAQTRDLEISRRVSVIEGYYHKVGQPHEDNLKLSA, encoded by the coding sequence ATGAATATCATAGCCCCTATCCCAACGCCTGTTGTCTTTAGTACAGGCACAGTCAATACCGAATCGGTAAAACGGGATAATACTCAGCGTGAAACCATTCCGGCTCTGTCTGGTACAGAAAACTCGGCAGCTGAAACGGGTATTGGTTCTGAGTCAGATAAAGTCAAAAAACCTGGACAAAATTTCCAAGCAGTTACCTATGAAAAACCTTCAGCTGCAAATGCACAACAAGTGGCTGGTCAAGGAGATCAAACTAAAGACAACGCTGAAGATGAAAGCGCGGGTAAAGAAAATGCCGAACAGCGTCAACAAGACCAGCAAGCTCAACAAGAACATTCAGAACAACAGCAAATTAGAGAGTTAAAACAGCGAGACTTAGAAGTACGAGCTCATGAACAAGCTCATGCCGCCGCCGGTGGACAATACGCGGGCGCACCTCAATTTGAGTATGAAAAAGGCCCCGATGGTCGTAATTATGCTGTCGAAGGAGAGGTTTCGATTGATGTATCTAAGGAGTTGTCTCCTGAAGATACAATTCGTAAGGCTCAACAAGTAAAAGCAGCTGCTTTATCTCCAGCAGAACCTTCGGCTCAAGACTTGCGAGTAGCGAATGAAGCTACACAAATGGCTTTGCAAGCGCGCACTGAAATTGCAGAAGAAAAAGCTGAACAGGCAGAATTAGCGTTTAAGCAAGCAACAGCTAAACCTGAAGAGGTCGAAAAAAATAATGAACCTAATCAGTTAAGTTTTGATCTAGAAGATATTGTTGATGAAATTGATATTACAGCTGGAACTAGAAAGCTAGACGTTGATGGCAGTACTATTGCAGCAGAAGAAAGTGCCGCAGTGAGTCAAGCTGCACAAACCAGAGATTTAGAAATTAGCCGGAGAGTGTCAGTGATAGAAGGTTATTATCACAAGGTCGGCCAACCCCATGAAGATAACTTAAAGTTATCGGCTTAG
- the bioH gene encoding pimeloyl-ACP methyl ester esterase BioH has protein sequence MSVKLNFSSVGQGKNLVLLHGWGVNSGVWQALIPYLQNEYRVTTIDIPGFGLNHNVLPEPYDLDTLAQCIAQQLPTDCLLLGWSLGGLIAQQIALSYPEKVQQLLLVCSSPKFSRSDDWPGIDPKVLTLFAKQLEHDFSKTLERFLAIQAMGSESARQDVKKIKTAIQQYPNPSAKALVEGLNLLNQCDLREQLKGLSVPCHIFLGRLDTLVPVKIAPLLSGLSKRIQTTILVKSSHAPFISATEHFAQSLKQILKIG, from the coding sequence ATGTCTGTTAAGTTAAATTTTTCTTCAGTTGGACAAGGAAAAAATCTAGTACTTCTACATGGTTGGGGTGTTAATAGCGGGGTTTGGCAAGCACTTATTCCTTATTTACAAAACGAATATCGAGTGACAACCATAGATATCCCTGGCTTTGGACTTAATCATAACGTGCTACCAGAGCCTTATGATTTAGATACTTTGGCTCAGTGTATTGCTCAACAATTACCTACTGATTGTCTATTATTAGGTTGGTCTTTAGGTGGTTTGATTGCCCAACAAATCGCCTTGTCTTATCCAGAAAAAGTACAACAATTACTGTTAGTTTGTTCCTCTCCTAAATTTTCGAGGAGTGATGATTGGCCGGGTATCGACCCTAAAGTTTTAACCTTGTTTGCTAAACAGCTTGAACATGATTTTTCTAAAACGCTGGAGCGATTTTTAGCGATACAGGCAATGGGCAGTGAAAGTGCCAGACAAGATGTTAAAAAAATTAAAACGGCAATACAGCAATACCCTAATCCTTCTGCTAAGGCCTTAGTTGAAGGCCTGAATTTACTTAATCAATGTGACTTACGAGAGCAGTTAAAGGGGTTGTCTGTACCTTGTCACATATTTTTAGGGCGCCTTGATACTTTGGTTCCGGTCAAAATAGCGCCTTTATTGTCTGGTTTATCTAAGCGAATTCAGACTACTATTTTAGTTAAATCGTCGCATGCCCCATTTATTTCTGCCACCGAACATTTTGCCCAATCGCTAAAGCAAATATTGAAAATAGGTTAA